A section of the Deinococcus taeanensis genome encodes:
- a CDS encoding SufE family protein, giving the protein MSDAAPLPEKLQNIVSMFRSAPKTLRLQALLEYSKKLPGLPEKYLEHPEFLQPVPECTSPFFLVTEQDDQGGMHLFFKVPEEAPTVRGYAGILHEALDGARPQDILNIPDQFYMDMGLTELITPMRLRGMGAILMRLKNDVREHAQS; this is encoded by the coding sequence ATGAGCGACGCCGCGCCCCTCCCCGAGAAACTTCAGAACATCGTGAGCATGTTCCGCAGTGCCCCCAAGACCCTGCGCCTGCAGGCCCTCCTGGAATACAGCAAGAAACTTCCCGGGCTGCCCGAGAAGTACCTGGAGCACCCGGAATTCCTGCAACCTGTGCCCGAGTGCACCAGCCCGTTCTTCCTGGTGACTGAACAGGACGATCAGGGCGGCATGCACCTGTTCTTCAAGGTGCCCGAGGAAGCGCCCACCGTGCGCGGGTACGCCGGCATCCTTCACGAGGCGCTGGACGGCGCGCGCCCCCAGGACATCCTGAACATCCCCGATCAGTTCTACATGGACATGGGCCTGACCGAACTGATCACCCCCATGCGCCTGCGCGGCATGGGCGCCATCCTGATGCGCCTGAAGAACGACGTCCGCGAACACGCCCAGAGCTGA
- a CDS encoding sulfurtransferase, which produces MDYAKDVLVNTDWVQDNLNTPGIRLIEVDEDILLYDTGHAPGAVKVDWQQDFWHPVERDFITPEEVSALLGRLGIKENDTIVLYGDKSNWWAAYAYWFLSYSGVKNPLKLMNGGRQKWVAEGRPTTTDAPSIEPGSYPALTRDESLRAFRDEVRAHLESVRGGTGALVDVRSPDEFSGKVTHMPNYPQEGVLRGGHIPGARSIPWAKATNEDGTFKSADELKALYEGEGVTPDKDVIAYCRIAERSSHSWFVLRELLGYPNVRNYDGSWTEWGNAVGLPIEKTYSEA; this is translated from the coding sequence ATGGACTACGCGAAAGACGTACTGGTCAACACCGACTGGGTGCAGGACAACCTGAACACCCCCGGCATCCGCCTGATCGAAGTGGACGAAGACATCCTCCTCTACGACACCGGGCACGCCCCGGGCGCCGTGAAGGTCGACTGGCAGCAGGACTTCTGGCACCCCGTGGAACGCGACTTCATCACCCCGGAAGAAGTCAGCGCCCTGCTGGGCCGACTGGGCATCAAGGAGAACGACACCATCGTGCTGTACGGCGACAAGAGCAACTGGTGGGCGGCCTACGCCTACTGGTTCCTGTCGTACAGCGGCGTGAAGAACCCCCTGAAACTCATGAACGGTGGGCGCCAGAAATGGGTCGCTGAGGGTCGCCCCACCACCACCGACGCCCCCAGCATCGAGCCGGGCAGCTACCCCGCCCTGACCCGCGACGAGAGCCTGCGTGCCTTCCGCGACGAAGTCAGGGCCCACCTGGAAAGCGTCCGCGGCGGTACCGGCGCCCTGGTGGACGTCCGCAGCCCCGACGAGTTCAGCGGCAAGGTGACCCACATGCCCAACTACCCGCAGGAAGGCGTGCTGCGCGGCGGGCACATCCCCGGCGCCCGCTCGATCCCCTGGGCAAAAGCCACCAACGAGGACGGCACCTTCAAAAGCGCCGACGAACTCAAGGCCCTGTACGAAGGGGAAGGCGTCACGCCTGACAAGGACGTCATCGCGTACTGCCGCATCGCCGAACGCAGCAGCCACAGCTGGTTCGTGCTGCGCGAACTGCTGGGCTACCCCAACGTGCGCAACTACGACGGCAGCTGGACCGAATGGGGCAACGCCGTGGGCCTGCCCATCGAGAAAACCTACAGCGAGGCGTAA
- a CDS encoding alpha/beta hydrolase family protein — translation MTAPSLSAAQTTAPQATAPARTGVPGDLRPDAPELAARGQYAVGVRTLRLVHPDQPDLARAPQSGPVPRADRPLTVEVWYPTGGPSGTGEVRYRDTLGTGVAFDIPGRATRDAAPVAGQAFPLLIVSHGYTGSRYLLSYLTENLASKGYVVAAIDHTDSTHGNRGPFSSTLVHRAPDINFTLDQLARLGAPGSGSPLSGAVNASRTALIGYSMGGYGVLNAAGAGYAPAVAGLLPGGTLKARQTGAFTPDPRIRAVVAFAPWGGPSAARSVGIPGAEYGFWDAAGLAGLKVPTLFVVGDHDDVSGFEDGVKPLFEHAVNADRYLLVYQRALHNVAPNPAPAEASSSFAEYEHYADPVWDSARLNNINQHFVTAFLKLTLNGDQSAAPYLNVPGPVANNPKGSAAWKGFRDRTALGLELYHLKAR, via the coding sequence ATGACCGCCCCCAGCCTGAGTGCCGCCCAGACCACTGCGCCGCAAGCCACCGCTCCCGCCCGGACAGGCGTGCCGGGCGACCTGCGCCCCGACGCTCCGGAGCTCGCCGCGCGCGGCCAGTACGCCGTGGGCGTCCGCACCCTGAGGCTCGTTCACCCCGACCAGCCGGACCTCGCACGCGCCCCTCAGAGCGGCCCGGTGCCCCGCGCCGACCGGCCCCTGACTGTGGAAGTCTGGTACCCCACCGGTGGGCCCAGCGGCACTGGGGAGGTCCGCTACCGCGACACGCTCGGCACCGGCGTGGCCTTCGACATTCCGGGGCGCGCCACGCGCGACGCCGCCCCTGTCGCCGGTCAGGCATTCCCGCTCCTGATCGTCTCGCACGGGTACACCGGCAGCCGTTACCTGCTGTCGTACCTCACGGAGAACCTCGCCAGCAAAGGGTACGTGGTGGCCGCCATCGACCATACCGACAGCACGCACGGCAACCGCGGGCCGTTCAGCAGCACGCTGGTCCACCGCGCCCCGGACATCAATTTCACCCTCGATCAGCTCGCGCGTCTGGGCGCGCCCGGCAGCGGCTCACCCCTGAGCGGCGCCGTGAATGCCAGCCGCACCGCACTGATCGGGTACTCGATGGGCGGGTACGGCGTCCTGAACGCTGCAGGCGCCGGGTACGCCCCGGCGGTCGCGGGCCTTCTGCCGGGCGGCACCCTGAAAGCGCGCCAGACCGGCGCGTTCACGCCGGACCCCCGGATCCGCGCCGTGGTGGCCTTCGCCCCGTGGGGTGGTCCCAGCGCCGCGCGCAGCGTCGGCATTCCCGGCGCTGAGTACGGCTTCTGGGACGCCGCGGGTCTCGCCGGTCTGAAGGTCCCGACCCTGTTCGTGGTCGGGGACCATGATGACGTCTCCGGCTTTGAGGACGGCGTGAAACCCCTGTTCGAGCATGCCGTGAACGCCGACCGGTACCTGCTGGTGTACCAGCGCGCCCTGCACAACGTCGCCCCGAACCCTGCCCCGGCTGAGGCCAGCAGCAGTTTCGCGGAGTACGAGCATTACGCCGACCCCGTCTGGGACAGCGCGCGGCTGAACAACATCAACCAGCATTTCGTGACGGCTTTCCTGAAGCTCACCCTGAACGGTGACCAGAGCGCCGCACCCTACCTGAACGTGCCCGGGCCCGTGGCGAATAACCCCAAGGGCAGCGCCGCGTGGAAGGGCTTCAGGGACCGTACGGCCCTGGGCCTGGAGCTGTACCACCTGAAGGCGCGGTAA
- a CDS encoding metallophosphoesterase family protein: protein MRSLLLLFLPALLSAAPPPAAAPQAVRLAILGDFNGAYGSVTYPAPLARSVARIVNEWRPDAVLSPGDLIAGQKASLEDAQMRAMWAAFDRQVRQPLTAAGLPFAFTLGNHDGSPDVPRDRREAAAYWQAHVPPLAYVDRALFPFRYSFTLAGGQVFVASLDAAGAAVDAAQRSWLAAQLASRAARQARVRLVLGHLPLAGVSADKNRPGEVIREAGALQQVMLAGEVLAYIHGHHAAYYPGRLGPLNVLSAGGIGGRAYVGHPGTARSTVTLLTVDTGQGRATLLTVDADTGRPVLPQTLPARLDGLGGPLLRVTDFR, encoded by the coding sequence ATGCGCTCTCTCCTCCTGCTGTTTCTTCCGGCGCTGCTGTCCGCCGCGCCGCCTCCGGCTGCGGCACCACAGGCCGTCCGTCTGGCGATTCTGGGGGACTTCAACGGCGCGTACGGCAGCGTCACGTACCCGGCGCCCCTGGCCCGCAGCGTGGCGCGCATCGTGAATGAGTGGCGGCCCGACGCGGTGCTCTCCCCGGGGGACCTGATTGCCGGGCAGAAGGCGTCCCTGGAAGACGCGCAGATGCGGGCCATGTGGGCGGCGTTCGACCGGCAGGTGCGCCAGCCACTGACCGCCGCAGGTCTTCCCTTTGCGTTCACACTGGGCAACCACGACGGCAGCCCGGACGTCCCCCGGGACCGGCGCGAAGCCGCCGCGTACTGGCAGGCGCACGTGCCGCCACTGGCGTACGTGGACCGCGCCCTGTTCCCGTTCCGCTACAGCTTCACCCTGGCGGGCGGGCAGGTGTTCGTGGCGTCGCTGGACGCGGCGGGTGCGGCCGTGGACGCCGCGCAACGCTCGTGGCTGGCCGCCCAGCTGGCCAGCCGCGCGGCCCGGCAGGCGCGGGTGCGCCTCGTGCTGGGGCACCTGCCTCTGGCCGGCGTGAGTGCCGACAAGAACCGGCCCGGCGAGGTGATCCGCGAGGCCGGCGCGCTGCAGCAGGTGATGCTGGCCGGAGAGGTCCTGGCGTACATCCACGGCCATCACGCTGCGTATTACCCGGGCCGGTTGGGGCCGCTGAATGTCCTGTCCGCCGGGGGGATCGGTGGGCGGGCGTACGTGGGACACCCCGGCACGGCGCGCAGCACGGTCACGCTGCTGACCGTGGACACCGGTCAGGGCCGCGCGACCCTGCTGACGGTGGACGCCGACACGGGCCGCCCGGTGCTTCCGCAGACGCTGCCAGCGCGCCTGGACGGTCTGGGCGGCCCACTGCTGCGCGTGACGGACTTCCGGTAG
- a CDS encoding MmcQ/YjbR family DNA-binding protein: MQSIAELRAACAALPHSQETFPFDATTLVFKVAGRMYALTDVQGDPVTLSVKVPPERGDALRAEHEAIAPGYHLNKRHWVTVTLDGRVPAPLIQELLSSSHALVVRGLTRAQREALGR; the protein is encoded by the coding sequence ATGCAGTCCATCGCTGAGCTCCGGGCCGCCTGCGCCGCGCTGCCTCACTCGCAGGAAACTTTTCCGTTCGATGCGACCACCCTGGTGTTCAAGGTGGCCGGCAGAATGTACGCCCTGACCGACGTGCAGGGTGATCCCGTCACGCTGTCCGTGAAAGTTCCACCCGAGCGGGGTGACGCCCTGCGGGCCGAACACGAGGCGATTGCGCCCGGGTACCACCTGAACAAACGCCACTGGGTGACGGTGACTCTTGACGGGCGCGTGCCTGCTCCGCTGATCCAGGAACTCCTGAGCAGCAGTCACGCGCTGGTCGTCCGGGGTCTGACCCGCGCGCAGCGGGAGGCGCTGGGGCGCTAA
- a CDS encoding DUF4132 domain-containing protein — protein MNVQDTLRAFQQPWKAQFDTRLQTLPGPWATLIRHCSTGLSGAETALTEALHTSDAAARLALCEALFPHFPQLAARTLDALLTRHPYPLGYDRRAFRAPGHRLAAARAQEWLWQAWHATREYPQPIEWFAVHAGLLNPWESQGLGLLLGQAISDGHEEVFEVLRATAGTQHPVARMGRHVPCALLSSTREDAWTLAEGLLLAAQRQEGLRQVILETVDEASVDAFTRMLGLILREDLLRFAATLRAACVWFGLSYDVTDLKTVRAHLTRALSFLDDSAVARQAAQTGEATDAYLALFTLGMRDAVQAADLARPLLLDPNAERRMAAAQYLAAADLLSDDDRHTLLLDPDVRLAVVAGSAVTRRGDAPFPYSFELYEAYALRLPGTERHDPLLFPWLGHVPARSDALDMLPTLRGDRPFTVLTPHLGGLSVYGKAALLRQLQAHAQTRPLDAPTRSLLLTLLQDRNSSVSQEAVQVMTHFTPDPAEVNVVHTLLKRKSPDLRRGLIRLLATDPAQAARSARALLGTTNPEQRQAGLQLLLEAGSPAPDGFQPKNVTEATLLTRLTDPGSQLSLRDGLGLFDPARLTRPEAPQVRGRDYPAEVARGAALLRTLDDLLVTHRDTPLTGAGWDGADTQLLGNVRPWALRPGRSGEPMPLWTLWEHWWHTRLNPEDGDLTRLRWALAHFVNRNDTTAAELDEELGADGGDAAAERTAAHTRQALLRQTLHRTLGPLVPLRLQHPDLAQVIVDALHEAHATPTDTELALDAWETALTYLPTTAELHVNPQRPWRNEDPRDLLAPLAPAGNWRTWTAAQQRRLWQLRLYRGGAFPKLPRERVDTPLLLHAYTHGWATRDDLLDQLIGERHERRGYSSSNAFQDLSHATRRTRKEDDPTHPDWEQAVQTVRERVLDVEVTRGDLETPATRPALALRSIHGAALPLRLLAALGSNPLKRGYQGNNESRDVTFSHLIRVAFPQPTDTPDTFRAQAAALGLPDARLLDLAMFAPQWAPLVADALGWRGLRDAVYWLHAHTRDSNWSVPEDVRQAWEADIGERTPLSPTDLTEGAVDVAWFRQTFKVLGGARFSALLNAAKYASSSGGHKRAETYARAILGELPEEELTARIREKRNQDAVRALGLLPLARGRTKAARDLERRYRLLSDFRRQARQFGAQRQASERRAADIGLQNLARSAGYADPQRLMWAMEARTAPDWTQTVTDGDLTLRIHLTGQGEASLAVQRGGKPLKTLPTALKKRPDVTAMQGAVTELNATRKRMRAALEDTMIRGDHLQGQELRDLAAHPVIAPMLRSLVWVLNETHLGWWQGDTLDTPAGPHPIGEHALRLAHPHDLYTSGQWTTFQTQVMDRATTQPFKQVFREYYPLTPAEHGARRLTRHAGHHVQPGKAAALLKTRGWITVPEEGVRKTWHAEGINVWLDTSLGYGTPNEVEGTPVNAAYFIRRDATEALPLSEVPPRLLSETLRDLDLIISVAHVGGVDPEATQSTVEMRGALLRETQRLLNLGNVRVQHGHALIDGHHARYTVHLGSGAVHRQPGGALCIIPVHNQAQGRIFLPFADPDPRTAEVISKVLLLAQDRQIQDPTILEQLR, from the coding sequence ATGAACGTCCAGGATACCCTGCGCGCCTTCCAGCAGCCCTGGAAGGCGCAGTTCGACACCCGCCTCCAGACGCTGCCCGGCCCCTGGGCCACCCTGATCCGCCACTGCAGCACCGGCCTGAGCGGCGCAGAGACCGCGCTCACGGAGGCCCTGCACACCAGTGACGCCGCGGCGCGGCTTGCCCTGTGCGAGGCACTGTTCCCGCACTTCCCCCAGCTGGCCGCCCGGACGCTCGACGCCCTGCTGACCCGCCACCCGTACCCGCTGGGCTATGACCGGCGCGCCTTCCGCGCGCCCGGACACCGGCTGGCCGCCGCGCGCGCGCAGGAATGGCTGTGGCAGGCCTGGCACGCCACCCGCGAGTACCCGCAGCCCATCGAATGGTTTGCCGTGCACGCCGGACTGCTCAACCCCTGGGAGTCGCAGGGTCTGGGCCTGCTGCTCGGTCAGGCCATCAGCGACGGGCACGAGGAGGTGTTCGAGGTCCTGCGGGCCACGGCCGGCACGCAGCACCCGGTGGCCCGCATGGGCCGCCACGTCCCGTGCGCGCTGCTGAGCAGCACCCGCGAGGACGCCTGGACCCTCGCCGAGGGGCTGCTGCTCGCCGCGCAGCGTCAGGAAGGTCTGCGGCAGGTGATTCTGGAAACCGTGGATGAAGCGAGCGTGGACGCCTTCACGCGCATGCTGGGTCTGATCCTGCGCGAGGACCTGCTGCGCTTTGCCGCCACCCTGCGCGCCGCGTGCGTCTGGTTCGGCCTGAGTTACGACGTGACCGACCTGAAAACCGTCCGGGCCCACCTCACGCGCGCCCTGAGCTTCCTGGACGACAGCGCCGTGGCCCGGCAGGCCGCGCAGACCGGAGAAGCCACCGACGCGTACCTGGCCCTCTTCACGCTCGGCATGCGGGACGCCGTGCAGGCCGCTGACCTCGCCCGGCCGCTGCTGCTTGACCCGAACGCCGAACGGCGCATGGCCGCCGCGCAGTACCTCGCGGCCGCCGATCTGCTCAGCGACGACGACCGCCACACGCTGCTGCTTGACCCGGACGTGCGTCTGGCAGTCGTGGCGGGCAGTGCCGTGACCCGCAGAGGCGACGCCCCATTCCCCTACAGCTTCGAGCTGTACGAGGCCTACGCCCTGCGCCTGCCCGGCACCGAACGGCACGACCCGCTGCTGTTCCCCTGGCTGGGCCACGTCCCCGCCCGCAGCGACGCGCTGGACATGCTGCCCACCCTGCGAGGCGACCGGCCGTTCACCGTCCTCACGCCGCACCTGGGCGGGCTGAGCGTCTACGGAAAGGCCGCGCTGCTGCGCCAGCTTCAGGCGCACGCCCAGACGCGTCCCCTGGACGCCCCCACCCGCAGCCTGCTGCTCACGCTCCTGCAGGACCGCAACAGCAGCGTCTCACAGGAAGCAGTGCAGGTCATGACGCACTTCACGCCCGACCCGGCCGAGGTGAACGTCGTGCACACCCTGCTGAAACGCAAAAGTCCGGACCTGCGGCGCGGCCTGATCCGCCTGCTGGCCACGGACCCCGCCCAGGCCGCCCGGAGTGCCCGGGCGCTGCTGGGCACTACGAATCCCGAGCAGCGCCAGGCGGGCCTGCAACTCCTGCTGGAAGCCGGCAGCCCCGCCCCCGACGGATTCCAGCCGAAGAACGTGACCGAGGCCACCCTGCTGACCCGCCTGACCGACCCGGGCAGCCAGCTGAGTCTGCGCGACGGGCTGGGCCTGTTCGACCCGGCCCGCCTGACCCGCCCGGAGGCGCCGCAGGTGCGCGGGCGCGACTACCCGGCCGAGGTGGCCCGCGGAGCAGCCCTGCTGCGGACCCTGGACGACCTGCTCGTCACGCACCGTGACACGCCCCTCACCGGCGCCGGATGGGACGGCGCCGACACCCAGCTGCTCGGCAACGTGCGCCCCTGGGCGCTGCGGCCCGGGCGCAGCGGCGAACCCATGCCCCTGTGGACCCTGTGGGAGCACTGGTGGCACACCCGCCTCAACCCGGAGGACGGCGACCTGACCCGCCTGCGCTGGGCGCTGGCCCACTTCGTGAACCGCAACGACACCACCGCCGCCGAACTTGACGAGGAACTCGGCGCAGACGGCGGTGACGCCGCCGCGGAACGCACCGCCGCCCACACCCGCCAGGCGCTGCTGCGCCAGACCCTGCACCGCACCCTGGGGCCCCTGGTCCCCCTGCGCCTGCAGCACCCGGACCTTGCACAGGTCATCGTGGACGCCCTGCACGAGGCGCACGCCACCCCCACCGACACTGAACTCGCCCTGGACGCCTGGGAAACCGCACTGACCTACCTGCCCACCACCGCCGAACTGCACGTGAACCCCCAGCGACCCTGGCGGAACGAGGACCCCCGCGACCTGCTGGCACCGCTCGCTCCGGCCGGCAACTGGCGCACCTGGACGGCCGCGCAGCAGCGCCGCCTGTGGCAGCTGCGCCTGTACCGCGGCGGCGCCTTCCCGAAGCTTCCACGCGAGCGCGTGGACACGCCCCTGCTGCTGCACGCCTACACGCACGGCTGGGCAACCCGCGACGACCTCCTCGACCAGCTGATCGGCGAGCGGCACGAACGCCGCGGTTACTCCTCCAGCAACGCCTTCCAAGACCTGAGCCACGCCACGCGCCGCACCCGCAAGGAAGACGACCCCACCCACCCCGACTGGGAGCAGGCCGTACAGACCGTCCGGGAACGCGTGCTGGACGTCGAAGTCACGCGCGGCGACCTCGAAACCCCCGCCACCCGGCCCGCCCTGGCCCTGCGTAGCATTCACGGCGCGGCCCTGCCCCTGCGCCTCCTCGCGGCCCTCGGCAGCAACCCCCTTAAACGCGGGTACCAGGGCAACAACGAAAGCCGGGACGTGACCTTCAGCCACCTGATCCGCGTGGCTTTCCCGCAGCCCACCGACACCCCCGACACGTTCCGCGCGCAGGCCGCCGCACTCGGCCTCCCGGACGCCCGGCTGCTGGACCTCGCCATGTTCGCTCCGCAGTGGGCGCCACTGGTGGCGGACGCGCTGGGCTGGCGCGGCCTGCGTGACGCCGTGTACTGGCTGCACGCCCACACCCGGGACAGCAACTGGAGCGTCCCCGAAGACGTCCGCCAGGCCTGGGAGGCCGACATCGGCGAACGCACCCCCCTGAGCCCCACCGACCTCACCGAAGGTGCCGTGGACGTCGCGTGGTTCCGCCAGACATTCAAAGTGCTGGGCGGCGCACGCTTCAGCGCCCTGCTGAATGCCGCCAAGTACGCATCCTCCAGCGGCGGGCACAAACGCGCCGAAACGTACGCCCGCGCGATCCTCGGCGAACTGCCCGAAGAAGAGCTGACCGCCCGCATCCGTGAGAAACGCAACCAGGACGCCGTCCGCGCGCTGGGCCTGCTGCCCCTCGCCCGCGGCCGAACCAAAGCCGCCCGGGACCTCGAACGTCGTTACCGTCTGCTCAGCGACTTCCGCCGCCAGGCGCGGCAGTTCGGTGCGCAGCGGCAGGCCAGCGAACGCCGCGCCGCCGACATCGGCCTGCAGAACCTCGCCCGCAGCGCCGGGTACGCCGACCCGCAGCGACTCATGTGGGCCATGGAAGCCCGCACCGCCCCAGACTGGACGCAGACCGTCACCGACGGCGACCTCACCCTGAGAATTCACCTCACCGGGCAGGGCGAAGCCAGCCTGGCCGTTCAGCGTGGCGGAAAACCCCTCAAAACCCTGCCCACCGCCCTGAAGAAACGGCCGGATGTCACCGCCATGCAGGGCGCCGTGACCGAACTGAACGCCACCCGCAAACGCATGCGCGCCGCGCTGGAAGACACCATGATCCGCGGCGACCACCTGCAGGGCCAGGAACTGCGCGACCTCGCCGCACACCCCGTCATTGCCCCCATGCTGCGCAGCCTCGTGTGGGTCCTGAACGAAACGCACCTCGGCTGGTGGCAGGGCGACACCCTCGACACCCCAGCCGGGCCGCACCCCATCGGTGAACACGCCCTGCGCCTCGCTCATCCCCACGACCTGTACACCAGCGGTCAATGGACCACCTTCCAGACGCAGGTGATGGACCGCGCCACCACCCAGCCGTTCAAACAGGTGTTCCGCGAGTACTACCCCCTCACCCCTGCCGAACACGGCGCCCGACGCCTCACCCGCCACGCCGGCCACCACGTTCAGCCTGGCAAGGCCGCCGCACTCCTCAAAACCCGCGGCTGGATCACCGTCCCGGAAGAAGGCGTCCGCAAAACCTGGCACGCCGAAGGCATCAACGTCTGGCTGGACACCAGCCTCGGGTACGGCACGCCCAACGAAGTTGAGGGCACCCCCGTGAACGCCGCGTACTTCATCCGCCGTGACGCCACCGAGGCCCTGCCCCTCAGCGAAGTTCCCCCACGCCTCCTGAGCGAAACCCTGCGCGACCTCGACCTGATCATCTCCGTCGCTCACGTCGGCGGCGTCGACCCCGAAGCCACCCAGAGCACCGTGGAGATGCGCGGCGCCCTGCTGCGGGAAACGCAGCGCCTCCTGAACCTCGGGAACGTCCGCGTGCAACACGGCCACGCACTCATTGACGGACACCACGCCCGCTACACCGTGCATCTCGGCAGCGGCGCCGTGCACCGCCAGCCCGGCGGAGCGCTGTGCATCATCCCCGTGCACAACCAGGCGCAGGGCCGCATCTTCCTGCCGTTCGCCGACCCGGACCCCCGCACCGCCGAGGTCATCAGCAAGGTGCTGCTCCTCGCCCAGGACCGGCAGATTCAGGACCCCACCATCCTCGAGCAGCTCCGGTAG